In one Fusarium keratoplasticum isolate Fu6.1 chromosome 5, whole genome shotgun sequence genomic region, the following are encoded:
- a CDS encoding Methyltransf-2 domain-containing protein, which produces MANPKVSKALEEARKLVADLESYEDNPINHQAIIKQTERVRNAFQEPIDLVTRLFEDLSLGGAFHTILGIRAYHAMPEDGSSITAEELARITNVAPTVIHRTYRVAVNHGLFKETAPDTYAHNDLSRALNPKALGSFFMITLEFTRAWIHLPEYLKSHKPDDVFDLTKSPAVYSVGKEHLGKSYYELLEIDPDPERREVWNANMFMVDQLMPVTGMFPFASLKEEVEKDPERPYLVDIGAGRGQSCFAIKKQIDGAFDAKFILQDLPGVIDNLKPEEYPGFELMTYDAFTPQPVKNAHIYFMRRFLHDFYTPVCTEFVKNTASAMGPDSRLIICDMLVPDMVEDHENMDLYWLDFALLCMTGQEKKKADFEQIFEAAGLELVKIYPSAYGRTVMLEAKLKQ; this is translated from the exons ATGGCTAATCCCAAAGTGAGCAAGGCCCTTGAGGAGGCCCGGAAGCTTGTTGCCGATCTGGAGTCGTACGAGGACAACCCGATCAACCaccaggccatcatcaagcagaCTGAGCGCGTCCGCAATGCCTTCCAGGAGCCAATCGACCTGGTGACCCGACTGTTCGAGGACCTCAGTTTGGGAGGTGCTTTTCACACCATCCTAGGTATTCGTGCTTACCACGCTATGCCTGAGGATGGTAGCTCCATCACTGCTGAGGAGCTGGCCCGGATCACCAACGTCGCCCCCACGGTTATCCACCGCACCTACCGTGTTGCCGTCAACCACGGGCTATTCAAGGAGACGGCCCCAGACACTTATGCCCATAATGACCTCTCTCGTGCCCTCAACCCCAAGGCTCTTGGCTCATTCTTCATGATCACTCTGGAGTTCACCCGTGCCTGGATTCACCTCCCCGAGTACCTTAAGTCGCATAAGCCCGATGATGTCTTTGACCTAACCAAGTCCCCCGCCGTGTATTCAGTCGGAAAGGAGCATCTGGGCAAGTCATATTACGAGCTGCTCGAGATTGACCCTGACCCGGAGCGCCGCGAGGTCTGGAACGCCAACATGTTCATGGTTGATCAACTGATGCCCGTCACCGGAATGTTCCCCTTTGCGTCCCTTAAagaggaggtcgagaaggATCCGGAGCGCCCATACCTCGTCGACATCGGTGCTGGTCGTGGCCAGTCGTGTTTCGCtatcaagaagcagattgACGGCGCCTTTGATGCCAAGTTTATCCTACAGGACCTGCCTGGTGTCATTGATAACCTGAAGCCTGAGGAATATCCTGGCTTTGAGCTCATGACCTACGACGCTTTCACGCCGCAGCCTGTTAAGA ACGCCCACATCTACTTCATGCGCCGCTTCCTCCATGACTTTTATACCCCAGTCTGTACCGAGTTTGTCAAGAACACAGCCTCGGCCATGGGCCCCGACTCGCGTCTCATCATCTGCGATATGCTGGTCCCAGACATGGTCGAGGACCACGAGAACATGGACCTGTACTGGCTCGACTTTGCTCTTCTGTGCATGACGGGacaggagaagaagaaggccgattTCGAACAGATAtttgaggctgctggcttggagctcgtcaagatcTACCCCTCTGCTTATGGACGGACAGTGATGCTTGAGGCTAAGCTGAAGCAGTAG